A region of Pseudomonas cavernicola DNA encodes the following proteins:
- a CDS encoding DNA-binding domain-containing protein — MNTQPAFVAALLDPDRPCPRGLKTWNGSDPASRFAVYRNNLFNSLIDALADSYPVVSELVGETFFRAMAHAYVQAYPPRSRLLVRYGEHFAPFIESFEPARSLPYLADVARLEALRVQAYHAADLAPLAAQEIAVVLARPECLSNLVFHLHPSLGVLGSPFAVVSLWAAHQGELALETVDPLQPENALVLRSDLQVAVIAVPTGSVQFIRRLQQGMALGLAAEQAHTADADFDLSACLALLIRGGAITHLHQPHQTTTRPPL, encoded by the coding sequence ATGAACACCCAGCCCGCCTTCGTCGCCGCGCTGCTTGACCCTGACCGGCCCTGCCCGCGTGGTCTGAAAACCTGGAACGGCTCGGACCCAGCCAGCCGCTTCGCGGTCTACCGCAACAATCTGTTCAACTCGCTGATCGACGCGTTGGCGGACAGCTATCCGGTGGTCAGCGAACTAGTAGGTGAGACGTTCTTTCGCGCCATGGCCCATGCCTACGTGCAGGCCTACCCGCCCCGCTCGCGCCTCCTCGTTCGCTACGGCGAACACTTTGCGCCCTTCATCGAGAGTTTCGAGCCCGCCCGCAGCCTGCCCTACCTTGCCGATGTGGCGCGCCTCGAAGCGCTGCGCGTCCAGGCCTACCATGCCGCCGACCTCGCACCGCTGGCAGCGCAGGAGATTGCTGTCGTGTTGGCTAGGCCGGAGTGTCTGAGCAACCTGGTGTTCCACTTGCACCCCTCGCTCGGCGTGCTCGGCTCGCCCTTTGCGGTGGTCTCACTGTGGGCGGCCCATCAGGGCGAACTGGCGCTCGAGACAGTCGACCCACTGCAACCGGAAAACGCCCTGGTGCTGCGCAGCGACCTGCAGGTTGCAGTCATCGCCGTGCCGACCGGCAGCGTGCAGTTCATCCGCCGCCTGCAACAAGGCATGGCTTTGGGGCTCGCCGCCGAGCAGGCGCACACCGCCGACGCGGATTTCGACCTGAGCGCCTGCCTGGCCCTGCTGATCCGCGGGGGCGCCATCACCCATTTGCATCAGCCACACCAGACCACTACAAGGCCACCGCTATGA
- a CDS encoding DoxX family protein, giving the protein MNAPARLESAAFPARLIARLIDLCQRIPHSLIAFIGRFSIAAVFWKSGQTKIEGLAIDLVSGTFELGMPRLADSTIPLFTSEYHLPLVSAELAAHLAAFSEHLFPVLILLGFATRFSALALFGMTLTIQLFVYPDAYPTHGTWAAVLLYLVARGPGVLSIDHLIAKHYR; this is encoded by the coding sequence ATGAACGCTCCTGCACGGCTCGAAAGCGCTGCATTTCCCGCTCGCCTGATCGCCCGGCTCATCGATCTGTGCCAGCGTATCCCGCACAGCCTGATCGCTTTCATCGGGCGCTTTTCCATCGCCGCGGTGTTCTGGAAATCCGGACAGACCAAGATCGAAGGCCTCGCCATCGATCTGGTTTCCGGGACCTTCGAACTGGGCATGCCGCGACTGGCCGACTCAACCATTCCGTTGTTTACCAGTGAGTACCACTTGCCCTTGGTCTCAGCCGAACTGGCGGCGCACCTCGCGGCGTTCAGCGAGCACCTATTCCCTGTGCTGATCCTGCTCGGCTTCGCCACACGCTTCTCGGCGCTGGCCCTGTTCGGTATGACGCTGACAATCCAGCTCTTCGTCTATCCAGACGCCTACCCGACCCACGGCACCTGGGCCGCCGTACTCCTCTATCTGGTCGCCCGCGGGCCCGGGGTCCTGTCTATCGACCACCTGATCGCCAAGCACTACCGCTAG
- a CDS encoding LysR family transcriptional regulator: MSEMDDLAAFATLIEVGSFTRAAERLGCSKGQLSKRIRLLEQVLGMTLLHRTTRRLSLTAAGAALLPEAQALTAQATRARQTLARLKDEAAGTVRITVPVSLGETFFDALLLDFSQRYPQVRIELELNNGYRDLVADGFDLAIRSGVQKDDRLVARPLFSMQELTCASPGYLQQHTEPVQPEELSTHVCLLNSHYSGPEEWLYHRQHELSRVRVTGPLASNHYTLLKKAALAGAGIARLPSYMLHNELADGSLVWLLRDYQTRSTPVFLVHPYQGGLPKRTQVLVDYLLAWFEQSRRALDGL, from the coding sequence TTGAGCGAGATGGATGATCTGGCAGCCTTTGCCACGCTAATTGAGGTCGGCAGCTTTACCCGCGCCGCCGAGCGTCTGGGATGCAGCAAGGGGCAGCTGTCCAAGCGTATTCGCCTGTTGGAGCAAGTGCTGGGCATGACCCTGCTGCACCGCACCACGCGCCGGCTTTCCCTGACCGCCGCCGGTGCTGCGCTGCTGCCGGAAGCCCAGGCGCTGACTGCCCAGGCGACGCGCGCACGGCAGACCCTGGCGCGGCTCAAGGATGAGGCGGCCGGCACGGTGCGGATCACGGTGCCGGTGTCCCTCGGTGAGACCTTCTTCGATGCGTTGCTGCTGGACTTCTCCCAGCGCTATCCCCAAGTGCGGATCGAGCTGGAGCTGAACAATGGTTATCGCGATCTGGTGGCCGATGGCTTCGATCTGGCGATTCGCTCCGGTGTGCAGAAGGATGATCGGTTGGTGGCGAGGCCGTTGTTCTCCATGCAGGAGCTGACCTGCGCCAGCCCAGGCTATCTGCAGCAACACACCGAGCCTGTGCAGCCAGAGGAGCTGAGCACCCACGTCTGTTTGTTGAACAGTCATTACAGCGGCCCCGAGGAGTGGCTTTACCACCGCCAGCACGAACTGTCGCGGGTACGGGTGACGGGGCCCTTGGCGAGCAATCACTACACCCTGCTGAAGAAGGCGGCACTGGCTGGCGCCGGTATCGCCCGCCTGCCGTCCTACATGCTCCACAACGAGTTGGCTGACGGCAGCCTGGTCTGGTTGCTGCGCGATTATCAGACGCGCAGCACCCCGGTATTTCTGGTGCATCCCTACCAGGGCGGGCTACCCAAGCGTACGCAGGTACTGGTGGATTATCTGCTGGCCTGGTTCGAGCAGAGCCGCCGGGCGTTGGATGGCCTGTAG
- a CDS encoding short chain dehydrogenase — translation MKVLLIGASGTIGRAIDHELKDRHEIVRVGHSSGDYQVNITDNQSIRALFEEVGNVDALVSAVGKLHFGALAEMTEHEYAIGLKDKLMGQVNLLLIGREFINDGGSFTLTSGILSDDPIRCGSSASMVNAAVNGFVRGAAIELPRGLRVNAVSPNVLVESMGSYAPFFRGFKPVPAAEVALAYAKSVEGAQTGQVYRVG, via the coding sequence ATGAAAGTCCTTTTGATCGGCGCCAGCGGCACCATCGGTCGAGCTATCGACCACGAACTTAAAGACCGCCACGAAATCGTTCGGGTCGGCCACTCCAGCGGCGACTACCAAGTGAATATCACCGACAACCAGTCCATCCGCGCTCTCTTCGAGGAAGTCGGAAACGTCGATGCCCTCGTCAGCGCCGTCGGCAAGCTGCACTTCGGCGCGCTGGCAGAGATGACCGAGCACGAATATGCCATCGGTCTCAAAGACAAGCTGATGGGCCAGGTCAACCTGCTGCTGATCGGCCGTGAGTTCATCAATGATGGCGGCTCCTTCACCCTGACCTCCGGCATCCTCAGCGACGACCCGATCCGCTGCGGCAGTTCGGCGAGCATGGTCAACGCCGCCGTCAACGGCTTCGTCCGTGGCGCCGCAATCGAGCTGCCGCGCGGCCTGCGGGTCAACGCGGTGAGCCCGAATGTGCTGGTCGAATCGATGGGCAGCTATGCGCCATTCTTCCGTGGCTTCAAACCGGTGCCCGCAGCGGAAGTGGCGCTGGCTTACGCGAAAAGCGTGGAAGGTGCCCAGACCGGACAGGTCTACCGCGTCGGCTGA
- a CDS encoding DUF488 domain-containing protein, producing MIQCKRVYTAPASEDGFRVLVDRLWPRGCMKESLALDAWLRELAPSTELRKSFCHEAERFDEFRVLYRAELTAQPQHWWGLLEKAEQGTLTLLFAARDEQQNNARVLAQCCSLKRCAPELPSPVYGRGAGGEGK from the coding sequence ATGATCCAGTGCAAACGTGTCTATACGGCGCCGGCGAGCGAAGATGGCTTTCGCGTGCTGGTCGATCGGCTGTGGCCGCGTGGCTGCATGAAGGAGTCGTTGGCGCTGGATGCTTGGTTGCGTGAGTTGGCGCCTTCAACCGAGTTACGCAAAAGCTTCTGTCACGAGGCCGAGCGTTTCGACGAATTCCGAGTGCTCTACCGGGCCGAGTTGACGGCCCAACCGCAACACTGGTGGGGGCTGCTGGAGAAAGCCGAGCAAGGCACGCTGACCTTGTTGTTCGCCGCCCGCGATGAGCAACAGAACAATGCCCGGGTATTGGCGCAATGCTGTTCACTTAAGCGATGTGCGCCTGAGCTCCCCTCTCCCGTTTACGGGAGAGGGGCTGGGGGAGAGGGTAAATAG
- a CDS encoding COG3650 family protein has product MRAARPLLFALLPLFASCQMFDEQPITPPASPVRLQGELSVSAGQLLFRPCQEQRRFVVNDSGHTGLLQEAAALLDGGKGPLFADLRGSLGTSQVAGADGQLNLSQLYRVQREGHGCDDPNFKRLTLRANGHEPDWSVSVSGKGLVLERPGQEAQALPYLEEQLPDGRFNLTSEANGQRLELWVAPQRCTDGMSGAVQYLFAELRLNGKTQRGCAYFGGARND; this is encoded by the coding sequence ATGCGCGCTGCCCGCCCCTTATTGTTTGCCCTACTACCGCTGTTCGCCAGCTGCCAAATGTTCGACGAGCAACCGATCACACCACCGGCCAGCCCGGTCCGTCTGCAAGGTGAGCTGAGTGTTAGCGCCGGCCAGCTACTCTTCCGTCCCTGTCAGGAACAACGCCGTTTCGTGGTCAACGACAGCGGCCACACCGGCCTGCTGCAAGAAGCGGCGGCGCTGCTGGACGGCGGCAAGGGCCCACTGTTTGCCGACCTGCGCGGCAGCCTTGGCACCAGTCAGGTGGCCGGAGCCGATGGCCAACTGAACCTCAGCCAACTGTATCGCGTGCAACGCGAAGGGCATGGTTGCGACGATCCCAACTTTAAACGCCTGACCCTGCGCGCCAACGGCCATGAACCCGACTGGAGCGTGAGCGTCAGCGGCAAAGGCCTGGTGCTCGAACGCCCCGGCCAAGAAGCGCAGGCCCTGCCCTACCTGGAAGAGCAGCTGCCGGATGGCCGTTTCAACTTGACCAGCGAAGCCAATGGCCAACGCCTGGAGCTCTGGGTTGCCCCTCAGCGCTGCACTGACGGCATGAGCGGTGCAGTGCAGTACCTGTTTGCCGAACTGCGTCTGAATGGCAAAACTCAACGTGGCTGTGCTTACTTCGGCGGCGCACGCAACGACTGA
- the gap gene encoding type I glyceraldehyde-3-phosphate dehydrogenase, translating into MLRIALNGYGRIGRAVLRALFERGLEHKIRIEAINDLGDHQTLAHLTRFDSTFGRFPGHLSLLGEQLLVNGQPIKLLQERDPVNLPWAQLGVDLVLECSGKLKKRAQVEHHLTAGASRVLLSHPLESADLTVVYGVNHELLGSQQIVSNASCTTNCLAPLAKVLHQAVGIRQGLINTMHAYTNDQNLLDKAHGDLYRARAATLSMIPTSTGAAKTIGLVLPELAGRLDGLSIRVPTPNVSLLDLTFTAERPTTREAINAALQQGAAQLPSGVMECNALPLVSSDFSGYPVSCVVDLSHTHVQGELVKVLAWYDNEWAFANRMLDVLLAWLKP; encoded by the coding sequence ATGCTGCGTATTGCTCTCAATGGTTATGGCCGTATCGGTCGCGCGGTCTTACGCGCCCTGTTCGAGCGCGGCCTGGAACATAAAATCCGCATCGAGGCGATCAACGATCTGGGCGATCACCAGACCCTCGCCCACCTGACCCGTTTCGACTCCACCTTCGGCCGTTTCCCCGGCCATCTCAGCCTGCTCGGCGAACAATTGTTGGTGAACGGCCAACCGATCAAGCTGCTGCAGGAGCGCGATCCGGTCAATCTGCCCTGGGCCCAGCTCGGCGTGGACCTGGTGCTGGAATGCTCCGGCAAGCTGAAAAAACGCGCCCAGGTGGAACACCATCTCACCGCCGGCGCCTCACGGGTATTGCTCTCGCATCCACTGGAGAGCGCCGATCTCACCGTGGTCTACGGGGTCAATCATGAGCTGCTGGGCAGCCAGCAAATCGTCTCCAACGCCTCCTGCACCACCAACTGCCTGGCGCCGCTGGCCAAGGTGCTGCACCAGGCAGTAGGCATTCGCCAGGGCCTGATCAATACGATGCACGCTTACACCAACGACCAGAACCTGCTGGATAAGGCGCATGGCGACCTCTATCGTGCTCGCGCCGCAACGCTGTCGATGATCCCCACCAGCACCGGCGCGGCCAAGACCATCGGCCTGGTCTTGCCGGAGCTGGCGGGGCGTCTCGATGGCCTGTCGATCCGTGTGCCGACGCCAAACGTCTCGCTGCTCGACCTGACCTTCACCGCCGAACGGCCAACGACCCGCGAAGCGATCAATGCCGCGCTGCAACAGGGCGCGGCGCAACTGCCCAGCGGCGTGATGGAGTGCAACGCGCTACCGTTGGTGTCCAGCGATTTCAGCGGTTATCCGGTCTCCTGCGTGGTCGACCTCAGCCACACCCACGTGCAGGGCGAGTTGGTCAAGGTGCTTGCCTGGTACGACAACGAGTGGGCCTTCGCCAACCGTATGCTCGATGTGTTGCTGGCCTGGCTGAAGCCTTAA
- a CDS encoding NAD(P)/FAD-dependent oxidoreductase — MLRITELKLPIDHPEEVLRPAIVERLGIADDELLGFTLFKRSYDARKKSAELCFIYTIDLSVRDEAALLAKFSDDRHINVAPDTGYKPVGQAPAVLANRPLVVGFGPCGIFAGLVLAQMGFRPIILERGKEVRQRTKDTWGLWRKSVLNPESNVQFGEGGAGTFSDGKLYSQIKDPKHLGRKVLHEFVKAGAPEEILYVNKPHIGTFRLTGVVENMRQQIEVLGGEIRFEQRVTDVLIEDGQLRGVELASGEQIRSEHVVLALGHSARDTFRMLHSRDVYMEAKPFSVGFRIEHPQSLIDRARLGKFAGHPKLGAADYKLVHHAKNGRSVYSFCMCPGGTVVAATSEPNRVVTNGMSQYSRNERNANAGIVVGITPEVDYPGGPLAGVELQERLESHAFVLGGSTYAAPGQLVGDFIAGKATTALGSVEPSYKPGVHLVDLATALPSFAIEAIREALPAFDKQIKGFAMHDAVLTGIETRTSSPLRITRGEDLQSLNVKGLFPAGEGAGYAGGILSAGVDGIRVAEALARNMLGIEA, encoded by the coding sequence ATGCTACGAATCACCGAACTCAAGCTGCCGATCGATCACCCCGAAGAGGTCTTGCGCCCCGCCATCGTGGAGCGCCTCGGCATCGCCGACGACGAGCTGCTGGGCTTTACCCTGTTCAAGCGCAGCTACGACGCTCGCAAGAAATCCGCCGAACTGTGCTTCATCTACACCATCGACCTGTCGGTGCGCGATGAAGCCGCGTTGCTGGCCAAGTTCAGTGATGACCGGCATATCAACGTCGCCCCAGACACCGGCTACAAACCCGTCGGCCAGGCGCCGGCAGTATTAGCCAATCGGCCTTTAGTGGTCGGTTTCGGCCCTTGCGGGATTTTTGCCGGGCTGGTGCTGGCGCAGATGGGTTTTCGTCCGATCATCCTTGAGCGTGGCAAAGAGGTGCGCCAGCGCACCAAAGACACCTGGGGCCTGTGGCGCAAGAGCGTGCTGAACCCGGAATCGAATGTGCAGTTTGGCGAAGGCGGTGCTGGCACCTTCTCCGATGGCAAGCTCTACAGCCAGATCAAAGACCCGAAGCACCTCGGCCGTAAGGTGCTGCACGAGTTCGTCAAAGCCGGCGCGCCGGAAGAGATTCTCTACGTCAACAAACCGCACATCGGCACCTTCCGCCTGACCGGCGTGGTCGAGAACATGCGCCAGCAGATCGAAGTGCTGGGCGGCGAAATCCGCTTCGAGCAGCGGGTCACCGACGTGCTGATCGAAGACGGTCAGCTACGCGGCGTGGAGTTGGCCAGCGGCGAGCAGATTCGTAGCGAGCATGTGGTTCTCGCCCTTGGCCATAGCGCCCGCGACACCTTCCGCATGCTGCACAGCCGTGACGTGTACATGGAGGCCAAACCCTTCTCGGTGGGCTTCCGTATCGAACACCCGCAATCGCTGATCGATCGTGCGCGCCTGGGCAAGTTCGCCGGCCACCCGAAACTCGGCGCCGCCGACTACAAGCTGGTGCATCACGCGAAGAACGGTCGCTCGGTCTATAGCTTCTGCATGTGCCCGGGCGGCACGGTGGTGGCGGCCACCTCGGAACCGAATCGAGTGGTCACCAACGGCATGAGTCAGTACTCGCGCAATGAGCGCAACGCCAACGCCGGCATTGTCGTCGGCATCACCCCGGAAGTGGATTATCCCGGCGGCCCTTTGGCTGGGGTTGAGTTGCAGGAGCGTCTGGAGTCCCACGCTTTTGTCCTTGGCGGCAGCACCTATGCGGCGCCTGGGCAGTTGGTCGGCGACTTTATTGCCGGCAAAGCGACCACCGCACTGGGCAGCGTCGAGCCTTCATACAAGCCCGGCGTACACCTGGTCGACCTGGCCACGGCACTGCCGAGCTTTGCCATCGAAGCGATCCGCGAGGCACTACCGGCGTTCGACAAACAGATCAAAGGCTTCGCCATGCACGACGCGGTGCTGACCGGCATCGAGACCCGCACGTCTTCACCGCTGCGCATTACGCGTGGCGAAGATTTGCAGAGCCTCAACGTCAAAGGCCTATTCCCCGCTGGGGAAGGCGCTGGCTATGCCGGTGGGATTCTCTCGGCCGGAGTCGACGGGATTCGCGTAGCCGAGGCGCTGGCGCGGAACATGCTCGGTATCGAGGCATAA
- a CDS encoding GNAT family N-acetyltransferase, producing the protein MNELQIRMARADDITGMCALIFEHGENPWNHLPRAEVTAHLQNISDSSVEAVLAERAGELLGFVSFQVTRYFAGYQAAERSEWVQGYICEAVIRREMAGQGLGSRLLGKAVARLAELGVVDIYIDRHEENAASAGMMRKAGFVEIETYEDPERRPNGSRRTTLCYLRLTE; encoded by the coding sequence ATGAACGAGTTGCAAATCCGCATGGCTCGCGCAGATGACATCACTGGTATGTGCGCCTTGATCTTCGAGCATGGGGAAAACCCTTGGAATCATCTGCCCCGCGCAGAGGTGACCGCGCATTTGCAGAATATTAGCGATAGTTCGGTTGAGGCCGTGTTGGCCGAGCGAGCTGGCGAGTTGCTTGGCTTCGTCAGCTTTCAGGTGACCAGGTACTTTGCTGGCTATCAAGCGGCGGAGCGCAGCGAGTGGGTGCAGGGTTATATCTGCGAGGCGGTTATTCGCCGAGAGATGGCGGGGCAGGGGTTGGGTTCGCGCTTGCTTGGCAAGGCGGTGGCACGTTTGGCCGAGCTGGGTGTGGTCGATATTTATATCGACCGTCACGAGGAAAACGCCGCCTCAGCAGGGATGATGCGCAAGGCGGGGTTTGTCGAGATCGAGACCTATGAAGACCCCGAGCGGCGCCCCAATGGTTCGAGGCGCACGACACTCTGTTATTTGCGGCTGACCGAATGA
- a CDS encoding PLP-dependent cysteine synthase family protein: MMSDARQWAREAIRIIEADFQRSADTHLIPLDLPGLPGIELYFKDESSHPTGSLKHRLARSLFLYALCNGWLKPGAPVIEASSGSTAISEAYFARLLGLPFIAVMPATTSKEKIAQIAFYGGQSHLVDDPTQIYAESERLARESGGHFMDQFTYAERATDWRANNNIAESIFQQLRFERFPEPSWLVSSPGTGGTIATLGRYVRYRQHCTKVLCADAERSVFFDYYQSGDASLRLECGSRIEGIGRPRVEASFLPQVIDAMCKVPDALSLAAMHYLAQRLGRRVGGSSGTNLIGALLVARRMLAAGEKGSVVAILCDGGERYATTYYDQSWLLAQGFQLAALIDAVAACAERGEPLLVDVPTAGF, from the coding sequence GTGATGAGTGATGCACGGCAATGGGCACGTGAGGCGATTCGGATCATCGAGGCGGATTTTCAGCGCAGCGCCGATACCCATTTGATTCCCCTCGATCTGCCCGGTTTGCCGGGCATCGAGCTGTATTTCAAGGACGAGTCCAGCCACCCGACCGGCAGCCTCAAGCACCGCCTGGCACGCTCGTTGTTCCTGTATGCCTTGTGTAATGGCTGGCTGAAACCCGGTGCGCCGGTGATCGAGGCGTCCAGCGGCTCGACGGCGATCTCCGAGGCCTATTTTGCGCGCCTGCTGGGCCTGCCGTTTATTGCGGTTATGCCCGCGACGACCTCCAAGGAAAAGATCGCCCAGATCGCCTTTTATGGCGGCCAGAGCCACCTGGTCGACGATCCGACGCAGATCTACGCCGAGTCCGAGCGGCTGGCGCGGGAGAGTGGTGGACACTTTATGGATCAGTTCACCTATGCCGAGCGGGCGACCGACTGGCGGGCCAATAACAACATCGCCGAGTCGATCTTCCAGCAGTTGCGCTTCGAGCGTTTCCCCGAACCGAGCTGGCTGGTTTCCAGCCCCGGCACCGGCGGTACCATCGCCACGCTGGGCCGCTATGTGCGCTACCGCCAGCATTGCACCAAGGTGCTCTGCGCCGATGCCGAGCGTTCGGTGTTCTTCGATTACTACCAGAGCGGCGACGCCAGTTTGCGCCTGGAGTGCGGCTCGCGGATCGAAGGCATCGGCCGGCCCCGGGTCGAGGCGTCGTTCCTGCCGCAGGTGATCGATGCCATGTGCAAGGTGCCGGACGCGCTGTCGCTAGCGGCCATGCACTATCTGGCGCAACGTCTGGGGCGGCGGGTTGGCGGCTCCAGCGGAACCAATCTGATTGGCGCACTGCTGGTCGCCCGGCGCATGCTCGCGGCGGGAGAGAAGGGTTCGGTGGTGGCGATTCTCTGCGATGGTGGTGAGCGCTATGCCACCACTTACTACGACCAGTCCTGGCTGCTTGCGCAGGGGTTTCAATTGGCAGCGTTGATCGATGCTGTGGCCGCTTGTGCGGAACGTGGCGAGCCATTGCTGGTTGATGTACCCACGGCTGGGTTCTAG
- a CDS encoding DMT family transporter, with protein sequence MARGCLVLAVALWGSSFIALKLAFQELSPMWVIFGRMALGSVVFLLAWRWRGQIDYRAGDWKYLLGLAACEPCLYFIFEALALQRTSASQAGMITALLPLLVAVGAFLLLRERISRTTLAGFLLAVLGAVWLSLAGEADEHAPAPLLGNFFEVLAMLCATGYTLLLKHLSARYSAFFLTAMQAFIGALFFLLLAAVSAAVPGEISRLGWGAVIYLGVVVTVGAYGLYNFGVSRLPANQASGFINLIPVFTLLFATVFLGERLSHGQMLAAGLVFVGVALSQWRSTPPAPVGILD encoded by the coding sequence CTGGCCCGGGGATGTTTGGTTTTGGCCGTGGCCTTGTGGGGTAGCTCATTCATTGCGTTGAAGCTGGCCTTTCAGGAGTTATCGCCCATGTGGGTGATTTTTGGCCGCATGGCACTCGGCAGCGTGGTGTTCCTCCTGGCCTGGCGTTGGCGCGGGCAGATCGACTACCGCGCAGGGGATTGGAAGTACCTGCTCGGCCTGGCTGCTTGCGAGCCGTGCCTGTACTTCATCTTCGAGGCCTTGGCGTTGCAGCGCACCAGTGCCTCGCAGGCGGGGATGATCACTGCGCTGCTACCGTTGCTGGTGGCGGTGGGCGCCTTCTTGTTGCTGCGGGAGCGGATCAGCCGTACCACCTTGGCCGGCTTTCTCCTGGCCGTGCTTGGGGCCGTCTGGCTGAGTTTGGCCGGCGAGGCGGATGAGCACGCTCCGGCGCCTCTGTTGGGCAACTTCTTTGAAGTTCTGGCCATGCTTTGCGCCACCGGCTACACCTTGTTACTCAAGCACCTGTCGGCGCGGTACTCGGCCTTCTTCCTGACCGCCATGCAAGCTTTTATCGGTGCACTGTTCTTCTTGCTGCTGGCGGCCGTAAGCGCCGCTGTTCCGGGGGAGATCAGCCGCCTCGGCTGGGGTGCAGTGATTTACCTGGGCGTGGTCGTCACGGTCGGCGCTTATGGCCTGTACAACTTCGGTGTCAGCCGTCTGCCAGCGAATCAGGCATCCGGCTTTATCAACCTGATTCCGGTGTTCACTCTGCTATTCGCCACGGTATTTCTCGGTGAGCGTCTGAGTCACGGCCAAATGCTGGCGGCCGGCTTGGTATTCGTTGGTGTGGCGCTTAGCCAGTGGCGCAGTACGCCGCCGGCGCCCGTCGGCATTCTTGATTAA
- the nhaA gene encoding Na+/H+ antiporter NhaA, with the protein MSLRSALTRFLQLEAASGLLLIAAAVLALTINNSPLAFLYNGLLDTPVIAQVGALKIAKPLLLWINDGLMALFFLVIGLEVKREVLEGHLAQPSQIVLPGAAAIGGMVVPALIYWALNYENPAAISGWAIPMATDIAFALGVLALLGKRVPVSLKLFLMTLAIIDDLGAIIVIALFYSNELSSLSLILAATFLAILILMNRLGVSTLGPYLVIGLFLWICVLKSGVHATLAGVALAFTIPLRPSKGGHSPLLALEHGLHPWVAFGILPLFAFANAGVPLAGLSLDSFMHPVPLGIAAGLLLGKTVGVFGLSWLAIKLRIAKLPTGANWGQVLGVAVLCGIGFTMSLFVGSLAFAPGVSEYVGMDRVGILTGSFLAAALGYAITAMASRKPH; encoded by the coding sequence TTGTCTTTGCGTAGCGCCCTCACCCGCTTCTTACAGCTGGAAGCTGCCAGCGGCCTGCTGTTGATCGCTGCCGCCGTGCTGGCTCTGACCATCAACAACTCGCCCTTGGCATTCCTCTATAACGGCCTGCTCGACACGCCCGTAATCGCCCAAGTCGGCGCGCTGAAAATCGCCAAGCCACTGCTGCTGTGGATCAACGATGGCCTGATGGCACTGTTCTTCCTGGTCATTGGCCTGGAGGTCAAACGCGAGGTGCTGGAAGGCCACCTGGCGCAGCCTTCGCAGATAGTCTTGCCGGGTGCCGCCGCGATCGGCGGGATGGTCGTTCCAGCGCTGATCTACTGGGCACTGAATTATGAAAACCCCGCGGCTATCAGTGGCTGGGCGATTCCGATGGCCACCGATATCGCCTTCGCCCTCGGCGTACTGGCCTTGCTCGGCAAACGCGTACCGGTCTCGCTGAAACTGTTTCTGATGACCCTGGCAATCATCGATGACCTCGGCGCCATCATCGTCATCGCGCTGTTCTACTCCAACGAGTTGTCGAGCCTGTCACTGATCCTCGCCGCCACCTTCCTGGCCATCCTGATTCTGATGAATCGGCTGGGGGTGAGCACACTCGGGCCCTATCTCGTGATCGGCCTGTTCCTCTGGATCTGCGTACTGAAAAGCGGCGTGCATGCCACGCTGGCCGGGGTGGCGCTGGCCTTTACCATTCCACTGCGCCCCAGCAAGGGCGGACATTCACCGCTGCTGGCCTTGGAACATGGGCTGCATCCGTGGGTGGCGTTCGGCATTTTGCCGCTGTTCGCCTTTGCCAACGCCGGCGTGCCGCTGGCCGGGCTGAGCCTCGACAGCTTCATGCACCCAGTACCCCTGGGGATTGCGGCCGGCTTGCTGCTGGGCAAAACCGTTGGCGTGTTCGGCCTGAGCTGGCTGGCGATTAAACTCCGCATCGCCAAGCTGCCCACGGGGGCCAACTGGGGTCAGGTGCTCGGCGTCGCGGTTCTCTGCGGCATAGGATTCACCATGAGCTTGTTCGTCGGCTCGTTAGCCTTTGCGCCAGGCGTCAGCGAATACGTCGGGATGGATCGGGTCGGCATCCTGACCGGTTCATTCCTGGCAGCCGCGCTCGGCTACGCCATCACCGCCATGGCCAGCCGCAAGCCCCACTAA